In Bernardetia sp., one genomic interval encodes:
- a CDS encoding NAD(P)/FAD-dependent oxidoreductase — translation MNEKVDYLIIGQGLAGSILAHTLLEKEKKVLVLDQPSLQHCSKVAAGICNPITGRNLVRTWKSKELFSFLNHFYPKLEQKFNQKFFFNIPVYRPFQNLEQQQDWSAHEDKVNEEVIYPKHRFLGQSVNDDFGGLLIKNGGYLRTDIFLETIKNYLIDKNAYQEELFDFDKLNTENNKISYKDIEARHIIFCRGAADKVNPFFEKLPLAPAKGEILHIELENSNQELVEKLNQIILNKGCWLVPFQNKENYLKDKVGKTSTTLFRTGSNYDHKDLTLKPTEKAKQQIETKLKSVLSLDYQIKKQEVGIRPATRTRKPLIGTHNTLKQIHIFNGFGAKGSSMIPYFAHQFVEYLLNHGELEREVRIDKWFLK, via the coding sequence ATGAATGAAAAAGTAGATTATCTTATCATTGGGCAAGGCTTGGCAGGTTCTATTTTGGCTCATACACTTTTGGAAAAAGAAAAAAAAGTATTGGTTTTAGACCAGCCTAGCCTTCAACATTGCTCAAAAGTAGCAGCAGGAATTTGTAATCCGATTACAGGTAGAAATCTTGTTCGAACGTGGAAATCGAAAGAACTATTTTCATTTCTCAATCATTTTTATCCCAAATTGGAACAGAAGTTTAATCAAAAGTTTTTTTTCAATATTCCTGTCTATCGTCCTTTTCAAAACCTAGAACAACAGCAAGATTGGTCGGCTCATGAAGACAAAGTCAATGAAGAAGTAATCTATCCTAAACATCGTTTTTTAGGACAAAGTGTAAACGATGATTTTGGTGGGTTGCTCATAAAAAATGGTGGATATCTACGAACAGATATTTTTTTAGAAACTATTAAAAATTATCTGATAGATAAAAATGCCTACCAAGAAGAACTATTTGACTTTGATAAACTAAATACAGAAAATAATAAGATAAGCTATAAAGATATTGAAGCTAGGCATATTATTTTTTGTAGAGGGGCTGCCGACAAAGTGAATCCATTTTTTGAAAAATTACCTCTTGCTCCAGCAAAAGGTGAAATTCTGCATATAGAGCTAGAAAACTCTAATCAAGAACTCGTTGAAAAGCTCAATCAAATTATTCTAAATAAAGGTTGTTGGCTTGTTCCATTTCAAAATAAAGAAAATTATTTGAAAGACAAAGTTGGTAAAACTTCTACTACATTATTCCGTACAGGCTCAAACTACGACCATAAAGATTTGACACTAAAACCGACAGAAAAGGCAAAACAACAAATTGAGACAAAGCTAAAGTCTGTTTTAAGTTTGGATTATCAAATCAAAAAGCAGGAGGTAGGAATACGTCCAGCTACACGTACACGCAAGCCACTTATTGGAACACACAATACTTTGAAGCAAATTCATATTTTCAATGGCTTTGGTGCAAAAGGTTCATCAATGATTCCATATTTTGCCCATCAGTTTGTAGAATATTTGTTGAATCATGGAGAGTTAGAGAGAGAAGTAAGGATTGATAAATGGTTCTTGAAATAA
- a CDS encoding S8/S53 family peptidase: MQYTNIKALCLMGLLMFSTNIFINTAKSQTLSFHKSKYHLPKGITTDDIEAGRVWFTLKPEYKNAFENSNVLSNLISQYSRTPLEQPFPQTPQRNFFKKTGKDKNISGVDLSLIYKVNLQENITIFQMIDELMATGMVEIAEPIPANKMYYTPNDTEIAQQNYLANIKAFQAWDITKGDSTVLVGIVDSGFDFDHPDLKDKVYYNQNDPIDGIDNDNDGYIDNHYGWDFVGETVPDDFQLIQDNNPQLPSAGIDHGISVAGCAAASTDNELGVAGTGFNVKLVNTKHSPDDTPQSLSIYNGYAGIMYMAETGVKIINCSWGGSFPSQIGREIVRKAVEDFECLIIVAAGNDGQNLAQFPASYPDVISVASSDVRNNASSFTNYDYSVDIIAPGSDIFTTSHNKATSGQYGSTSGTSFAAPIVAGAAALTWSHRPDLTPIQIGELLRITADPIDGNLPEQYDGKVGHGRLNMLRALQELPVAVRMKNFEFVPVSGEGIPYAGDEVFFNAEFFSYLAPSEADFKIKVETIDNSLSLTSGDVIYEGVINTDQSVSTENQIRLMVNPSLANFGLVTLRITYTQDGYEAEEFASVAVNPTYLTVNQNNIKTSLDSRGTIGRHEQVTAGEGFVYNGVQTLYELGLMFTSSGNKISNTVRGVNETYDNDFRILNPITAFPPTDNEPTKYLWQTKFDDDGAGSSRSSVAVTQTMQVWEENGAEDFVVVEYVFENLSNQNITGFYAGLYGDWDIGDESGNNQAEWKNSLNTAIISSKVNGVPRVGVGVIDLFADRAKYSLISNDPAFAGTPYGVYDGFTDTEKIAALRGHSNTSIGLTTGTDISATVSAGSYTIPVGEKIVVAFILAAGNNEADIAAAVDKANELYTPSIEIIEQPTGIEYENELVRAIRVFPNPASNEVNIDVSALDVSRSQPIELTVLNILGQQIKKATITQGQNTLKIDSLPAGQYILRFNNGTTIGTKTLIIK, from the coding sequence ATGCAATACACAAATATCAAAGCCTTATGTTTGATGGGTTTGTTGATGTTCTCTACGAACATATTTATAAATACAGCAAAATCACAAACATTATCTTTTCATAAGTCTAAATATCATTTACCTAAAGGTATCACTACTGATGATATAGAAGCAGGAAGAGTTTGGTTTACGCTCAAACCAGAATACAAAAATGCTTTTGAAAATAGTAATGTACTTTCCAACCTCATTAGCCAATATTCTAGAACACCTCTTGAACAACCTTTTCCTCAAACACCACAGAGAAACTTCTTTAAAAAAACAGGAAAAGATAAAAATATATCAGGCGTAGATTTATCTTTAATCTATAAAGTCAATTTGCAAGAAAATATAACTATTTTCCAAATGATTGATGAGCTTATGGCTACAGGAATGGTAGAAATTGCTGAACCTATACCAGCAAATAAAATGTATTATACACCAAATGATACAGAAATTGCACAGCAAAATTACCTTGCAAATATTAAAGCATTTCAAGCATGGGATATTACCAAAGGAGATTCTACTGTGTTAGTGGGAATTGTAGATTCTGGTTTTGATTTTGACCATCCAGATTTAAAAGACAAAGTATATTACAACCAAAACGACCCTATTGATGGTATTGATAATGACAATGATGGATATATAGATAATCACTATGGCTGGGACTTTGTAGGAGAAACTGTTCCAGATGATTTTCAACTCATACAAGATAATAATCCTCAATTACCTTCAGCAGGAATAGATCATGGTATTTCAGTGGCAGGTTGTGCTGCAGCTTCAACAGACAACGAGCTAGGTGTTGCTGGTACAGGGTTTAATGTCAAACTTGTAAATACAAAACACTCTCCAGATGATACACCACAAAGTTTGAGCATCTACAATGGTTATGCTGGAATAATGTATATGGCAGAAACAGGTGTCAAGATTATCAACTGTTCGTGGGGCGGGTCATTTCCAAGTCAAATTGGAAGAGAAATCGTAAGAAAAGCAGTAGAAGACTTTGAGTGTTTAATTATTGTTGCAGCAGGAAATGATGGACAAAATTTAGCACAATTTCCAGCAAGCTATCCAGATGTAATTTCGGTAGCTTCTAGTGATGTAAGAAACAATGCATCTAGTTTTACTAATTATGATTATAGTGTAGATATTATAGCACCTGGTTCTGATATATTCACAACTTCTCACAATAAAGCAACAAGTGGACAATATGGAAGCACTTCGGGAACATCATTTGCTGCTCCTATTGTAGCTGGTGCGGCAGCTCTTACTTGGTCGCACCGTCCAGATCTTACACCTATACAAATAGGCGAACTCCTTCGTATTACAGCTGACCCTATTGATGGTAATTTACCAGAGCAATATGATGGTAAAGTAGGACACGGACGCTTGAATATGTTACGTGCATTACAAGAGTTACCAGTAGCTGTGCGTATGAAAAACTTTGAGTTTGTTCCTGTTAGTGGAGAGGGAATCCCTTATGCTGGTGATGAAGTATTCTTCAATGCTGAGTTTTTTAGTTATTTAGCTCCTAGTGAAGCTGATTTTAAAATTAAAGTTGAGACAATTGATAATAGCTTATCTCTAACCAGTGGAGATGTGATTTATGAAGGTGTTATTAACACTGACCAAAGCGTTAGCACTGAGAATCAAATTAGATTGATGGTAAATCCAAGTTTGGCAAACTTTGGTCTAGTTACACTACGAATTACTTATACTCAAGATGGTTATGAAGCAGAAGAGTTTGCTTCTGTGGCAGTCAATCCTACCTACCTTACAGTAAATCAAAATAATATCAAAACTTCATTAGATAGTCGTGGCACTATTGGAAGACATGAACAGGTAACAGCAGGTGAAGGTTTTGTGTATAATGGTGTACAAACACTTTATGAGTTAGGTTTGATGTTTACCTCTAGTGGCAATAAAATATCTAACACTGTACGTGGAGTCAATGAAACTTATGATAATGATTTTAGAATACTAAATCCTATAACAGCTTTTCCTCCTACTGATAATGAGCCTACAAAATATCTATGGCAAACAAAATTTGATGATGATGGAGCAGGAAGCTCAAGGTCATCTGTTGCTGTTACACAAACGATGCAAGTTTGGGAAGAAAACGGAGCAGAAGATTTTGTAGTAGTAGAATATGTATTTGAAAATTTAAGCAATCAGAATATTACAGGTTTTTATGCAGGGCTATATGGAGACTGGGATATTGGAGATGAATCAGGCAACAACCAAGCAGAATGGAAAAACAGCCTAAATACAGCTATTATATCTTCTAAAGTCAATGGCGTACCAAGAGTTGGAGTTGGTGTAATAGATTTATTTGCTGATAGAGCCAAATATTCACTCATTTCTAATGACCCAGCCTTTGCTGGCACTCCTTATGGCGTGTACGATGGCTTTACAGATACTGAAAAAATTGCTGCACTTAGAGGACACTCAAACACAAGTATTGGTCTGACAACAGGAACGGATATAAGTGCAACAGTTTCGGCAGGTTCTTATACAATTCCAGTAGGAGAAAAGATTGTAGTGGCATTTATTTTGGCAGCAGGAAACAACGAAGCTGATATTGCAGCAGCAGTTGATAAAGCAAACGAACTCTATACACCATCTATCGAAATTATAGAGCAACCAACAGGTATTGAGTATGAAAATGAGTTAGTAAGAGCTATTCGTGTATTTCCTAACCCTGCATCTAATGAAGTAAATATTGATGTAAGTGCATTAGATGTGAGTCGCTCACAACCTATTGAACTAACAGTATTAAATATTTTGGGACAGCAAATCAAGAAAGCTACAATTACACAAGGTCAGAATACTCTTAAAATAGATAGTCTTCCAGCAGGACAGTATATTTTAAGGTTCAATAATGGAACAACTATCGGTACAAAAACACTAATTATTAAGTAA
- a CDS encoding polyamine aminopropyltransferase: MDNNIPNSPNSSSKSFWTPSRTLKVALFATGLSGIVAEYVLCTLATYFLGDSVKQFTLIVSVMLFSMGLGSRFSQFFKRYLIELFIGCELALSILVSFCSLIIYGVASVSEWIGVVIYTLSILIGLLIGFEVPLVTRINENYEELRFNISSVMEKDYYGSLVGGMFFVFIGRPDIGLTYTPFILGLINFSVGILVLFTLMPFFKGKWQRNLKGISLLTLGIIIFGLVSAKPIVRYGEQKRYTDKIVYEEESRYQKIVMTQYKDDYWLYLNSHLQFSTFDEWLYHEPLVHPVMQFATQAGSQSKKEGKIDVLILGGGDGCAAREVLKYDNINTITLVDLDPSMTKLGKENLVLTKVNKNSLNNERVKVRNVDAFTFLADSMVFYDVMIVDFPDPKTIEVNTLYTLEFYQLCYQHLRPNGIMITQAGSPYYAAKAFDCIDKTMQAAGFQTLPMHNQVLTMGEWGWIVGNKTLESEALKEVFRSFEFKNIETKWINNEAMLQITSFGKKWKKGDEGEKELEINAIHNPILYRYYHDGSWYMY; encoded by the coding sequence ATGGATAACAATATACCTAACTCTCCTAATTCTTCTTCTAAATCTTTTTGGACACCTTCTCGTACGCTCAAAGTAGCTCTTTTTGCTACTGGACTCTCTGGAATTGTAGCAGAGTATGTTTTATGTACTTTAGCTACCTATTTTTTAGGCGATTCTGTAAAACAGTTTACGCTTATTGTTTCAGTAATGCTCTTTTCAATGGGCTTGGGAAGCCGTTTTAGCCAGTTTTTTAAGAGGTATTTGATTGAGCTTTTTATTGGTTGTGAGTTGGCTTTGTCCATTCTAGTTTCTTTTTGTTCTCTAATAATTTATGGCGTTGCTTCGGTTAGCGAATGGATTGGAGTTGTAATTTATACATTGAGTATTCTGATTGGACTCTTGATTGGTTTTGAAGTGCCTTTGGTTACTCGTATCAATGAAAACTATGAAGAGTTGCGCTTCAATATTTCTTCTGTAATGGAGAAAGACTACTATGGCTCTTTGGTGGGAGGAATGTTTTTCGTATTTATTGGTCGCCCTGATATTGGGCTAACTTATACTCCTTTCATTTTAGGGCTGATTAATTTTTCCGTAGGGATTTTGGTGCTTTTTACATTGATGCCATTTTTTAAAGGTAAATGGCAACGAAATTTAAAAGGAATCAGTCTTCTGACACTAGGAATAATTATTTTTGGATTGGTAAGTGCAAAGCCTATTGTGCGTTATGGAGAGCAAAAGCGTTATACAGATAAGATTGTCTATGAAGAGGAAAGTCGTTATCAAAAAATAGTGATGACACAGTATAAAGATGATTATTGGCTCTATCTCAACTCACATTTGCAGTTTAGCACTTTCGATGAATGGCTTTATCACGAACCACTTGTTCATCCAGTCATGCAGTTTGCTACTCAAGCAGGAAGTCAAAGCAAAAAAGAAGGGAAAATTGATGTCTTAATTTTGGGAGGAGGAGATGGCTGTGCTGCTAGAGAAGTTTTAAAGTATGACAATATAAACACGATTACTCTTGTAGATTTAGACCCTTCTATGACCAAGCTAGGAAAAGAAAATCTAGTTCTTACAAAAGTTAATAAAAACTCACTTAACAATGAGCGAGTGAAAGTCCGTAACGTAGATGCTTTTACATTTTTGGCTGACAGTATGGTATTTTATGATGTGATGATTGTCGATTTTCCAGACCCAAAAACGATAGAGGTAAATACGCTTTATACCTTAGAATTTTATCAACTTTGTTATCAACATTTGCGTCCAAACGGAATAATGATTACGCAAGCAGGTAGCCCTTATTACGCAGCAAAAGCCTTTGATTGTATAGATAAAACAATGCAAGCAGCAGGTTTTCAAACGCTACCAATGCACAACCAAGTCTTGACAATGGGAGAATGGGGCTGGATTGTTGGTAATAAAACTTTAGAAAGTGAAGCCTTAAAAGAAGTATTTCGAAGTTTTGAATTTAAAAATATAGAAACCAAATGGATAAATAATGAAGCGATGTTGCAAATTACATCTTTTGGTAAAAAGTGGAAAAAAGGAGATGAAGGTGAAAAAGAGCTAGAAATAAATGCTATTCATAATCCTATTTTGTATCGCTATTATCACGATGGAAGTTGGTATATGTATTAG
- a CDS encoding DUF4369 domain-containing protein, whose translation MSVFFIAFVLFSSCEKKLPPNEYLVEGKVDNLEEDMKLVVSDISTKDIVPLYEVAVKRNDKFKLKGEITEPTPFYLTLIRESDNTFSSSDNLVVFFEPSKMEIQADAGKLSEAKITGSRSHSHFEIYRNGIKEYEQAAKNLQLKVLESSQSKDTVAYADRMNEYEKNYEKWNKYNKAFIAEDSIDYAVRTFLALNYMLEEDYLPNLEKLVEGKTSPWTNQIQSYIKQAKVVSIGQSAPNVATLQNKQGDTVSIAELEKKSTVLYFWASFEPHSLSQVQQFSISEQLKMPKEYQFVGISLDSDSDAWKQSIPSLPTSHLQFIDFSSNQQAAITYHITNLPLFVVLDENQKIAYKTNSIEKLNAFLMK comes from the coding sequence TTGTCCGTATTTTTTATTGCTTTTGTTTTATTTTCTAGTTGTGAGAAAAAACTACCACCAAATGAATACTTGGTGGAGGGTAAAGTAGATAACCTAGAAGAAGACATGAAACTCGTAGTTTCAGACATCAGTACCAAAGATATTGTTCCTCTCTACGAAGTAGCTGTAAAACGAAATGACAAATTCAAATTGAAAGGTGAAATCACAGAACCTACTCCTTTCTACCTAACTTTAATCAGAGAGTCAGACAATACATTTTCTTCTTCTGATAATTTGGTCGTGTTTTTTGAGCCTTCTAAAATGGAAATTCAAGCTGATGCAGGCAAACTTTCTGAAGCAAAAATTACAGGCTCTCGTTCGCATTCTCATTTTGAAATATACAGAAATGGAATTAAGGAATATGAACAGGCTGCGAAAAATCTGCAATTAAAAGTTCTTGAAAGTTCTCAAAGTAAAGACACAGTAGCCTACGCTGATAGGATGAATGAGTATGAAAAAAATTATGAGAAGTGGAACAAATACAATAAAGCATTTATAGCAGAAGATTCTATTGATTATGCTGTACGTACATTTTTGGCTTTAAATTATATGCTAGAGGAAGATTATTTACCTAATTTGGAAAAATTAGTAGAAGGCAAAACATCTCCTTGGACAAATCAAATACAGTCATATATCAAGCAAGCAAAAGTAGTATCGATAGGACAGTCTGCCCCAAATGTTGCAACCCTTCAAAACAAGCAAGGCGACACTGTTTCGATTGCAGAGCTAGAGAAAAAATCAACGGTTCTTTATTTTTGGGCATCGTTTGAGCCTCATTCGTTGTCGCAAGTGCAGCAGTTTTCTATTTCAGAACAACTCAAAATGCCAAAAGAATATCAGTTTGTGGGTATTTCTTTAGATTCAGATAGCGATGCTTGGAAGCAAAGCATTCCTTCTTTGCCTACTTCTCATCTTCAATTTATCGATTTTTCTAGCAATCAACAAGCTGCTATTACTTATCATATTACTAATTTGCCTTTGTTTGTGGTCTTAGATGAAAATCAGAAAATAGCGTATAAAACTAATTCGATAGAAAAACTCAATGCTTTTTTGATGAAGTAA
- the gldN gene encoding gliding motility protein GldN produces the protein MKKQNTTLLSKITRGIIGMAALICGVTFSANAQEFGMEYAQDGYNHNSIRPIHESHIMYKKTLWFRMSLKEKQNLPFFAVENEITKVIIDAVKLGIIRPYQNDSLRTRMSQEQFLENLTIPSEEVQLTEEEIAMGFTQDDLGGFGGGDDWGSEGGWGGDGGGGGGAEAETAANEFYPKQLHLLEIKEDLLFDNKHSRMKHDIQAITIIIPAEMNPSTGLEKKLASFSYKELVQNLFRDNSQAIWYNERNNRHHRNLEEAFDLRLFNARVIKYDNARDNMIVDIYEDQRAALIAAQQYEHQLVEYESHLWEN, from the coding sequence ATGAAAAAACAAAACACAACTCTCCTCTCAAAAATTACTAGAGGAATAATTGGAATGGCAGCACTCATCTGTGGTGTTACCTTTTCTGCAAATGCGCAAGAGTTTGGTATGGAGTACGCTCAAGATGGTTATAACCACAACTCTATTCGTCCAATCCACGAATCACATATTATGTATAAAAAGACACTTTGGTTTAGAATGTCTTTGAAGGAAAAGCAAAACCTTCCATTTTTTGCTGTGGAAAATGAAATTACAAAAGTAATTATTGATGCTGTAAAATTGGGTATCATTCGCCCTTACCAAAACGATTCGTTACGTACTCGTATGTCACAGGAGCAGTTTTTAGAAAACCTTACTATTCCTTCAGAAGAAGTACAACTTACAGAAGAAGAGATTGCAATGGGCTTTACCCAAGATGACCTTGGTGGCTTCGGTGGAGGTGACGACTGGGGTTCTGAAGGTGGCTGGGGAGGCGACGGTGGAGGCGGAGGCGGAGCCGAAGCTGAAACTGCTGCTAACGAATTTTATCCTAAGCAACTTCACTTGTTAGAAATCAAAGAAGATTTGCTTTTTGATAACAAACACTCTCGTATGAAGCACGATATTCAAGCAATTACGATTATTATCCCTGCTGAAATGAATCCATCTACAGGTTTAGAGAAAAAATTAGCTTCTTTCTCATACAAAGAATTGGTTCAAAATCTTTTCCGTGATAACTCTCAAGCGATTTGGTATAATGAGCGCAACAACCGTCATCACAGAAACTTAGAGGAAGCATTTGACTTACGTCTTTTCAATGCTCGTGTTATCAAGTATGACAATGCTAGAGACAATATGATTGTTGATATTTACGAAGACCAACGTGCAGCTTTGATTGCAGCACAACAATACGAACACCAATTAGTGGAATATGAAAGCCACCTTTGGGAAAACTAA
- a CDS encoding DinB family protein, with amino-acid sequence MIPFPSSSEYATFYANYIRLIGQFIKDNEVEDIVNILSKQGEKTKEMFSKFSEEEALYKYAEEKWSIKELLGHMIDTEQIMAYRALSFYRGERQSLAGFNENEYVREANFDTIPFADLLERYQVVRASSVALFKSFDAKETARVGEANHNPMSVRALVYMIAGHEIHHLNILEERYVR; translated from the coding sequence ATGATACCTTTTCCAAGTTCTAGTGAATACGCTACTTTTTATGCCAACTATATTCGTCTTATTGGTCAGTTTATCAAAGATAATGAGGTGGAAGACATTGTAAATATTCTTTCCAAACAAGGAGAAAAAACAAAAGAAATGTTTTCCAAATTTTCAGAAGAAGAAGCCTTATACAAATATGCAGAGGAAAAATGGAGTATTAAAGAATTGTTAGGACACATGATTGATACCGAACAAATTATGGCATATCGTGCCTTGTCTTTTTATCGTGGCGAAAGACAGTCGTTGGCTGGTTTTAATGAAAACGAATATGTAAGAGAGGCTAATTTTGATACTATTCCTTTTGCAGATTTGCTAGAGCGTTATCAAGTTGTTCGTGCTTCTTCAGTCGCTCTTTTCAAAAGTTTTGATGCCAAAGAAACAGCAAGAGTAGGCGAAGCAAATCATAACCCTATGTCGGTTCGTGCTTTAGTATATATGATTGCAGGACACGAAATTCATCATCTCAATATTTTGGAAGAACGTTATGTTAGATAA
- a CDS encoding OmpA family protein, producing MKQQSLFLTLFFFLISMLAFGQDTETAEVVEKVEFKNISKGRTGFPEGQINSIAIDQNDTKWVATENGLVAFYADSTVRTFNRAGKYDSLIDKVSSIRFDDKGTIWLGTFSNDVVSVVNLDAYGEYIWHTEIPTFSNKSFYINAIDVDSKGGKWIATAEGGLWHIAANNKKTLYNQEYEPNIPSDKINAVTVDNDDVVWVGSSAGMFNIKNGKFRDAFDVTNSGYGYDNVLHIDLKPDGNLCVTALNRKGKQFLVCNQEMFQMSKRVTRSSSFRFNDVVVTPNESVWIAGNEGVIKFSKEAEPIFYDQDSGLVVSAVTALAYDINGDIWLGTSKEGLFKMQFKKIEVPKEAEIIAETEPVLAEVDLQDEKPEITLDTKIETKPIEIGKIEVPKIIFNKKEVKKGEAISLENIEFNIKSYSLNNAEGVQTLVNFMKENPKVRIEISGHTDKDPHPSHPSYARIAKQQMDLSRQRVETVYKYLVDRGIDPSRIEKKAYGGTKPLVKFNSAQNRRVEMKILDIE from the coding sequence ATGAAACAACAAAGTTTATTTCTCACTTTATTTTTTTTCTTGATTTCTATGCTTGCTTTTGGGCAAGATACAGAGACGGCAGAAGTGGTAGAAAAAGTAGAATTTAAAAACATAAGCAAGGGCAGAACAGGTTTTCCAGAAGGACAAATCAATTCTATTGCTATCGACCAAAATGATACAAAATGGGTGGCTACTGAAAATGGTTTGGTGGCTTTTTATGCTGATTCTACTGTCAGAACGTTTAATAGAGCAGGAAAATACGATTCTTTGATAGACAAAGTAAGTTCTATTCGCTTCGATGATAAAGGTACAATTTGGTTGGGTACATTTTCAAATGATGTAGTCAGTGTTGTCAATTTAGATGCGTATGGCGAATATATTTGGCATACCGAAATTCCGACATTTAGCAATAAAAGTTTTTATATCAATGCGATTGATGTAGATTCGAAAGGGGGAAAGTGGATAGCTACAGCAGAAGGAGGACTGTGGCATATTGCAGCCAACAACAAAAAAACGCTTTACAATCAAGAGTATGAACCCAATATTCCTAGCGATAAAATAAATGCTGTTACGGTAGATAATGATGATGTGGTTTGGGTAGGTTCAAGTGCAGGAATGTTCAATATTAAAAATGGGAAATTTAGAGATGCTTTTGATGTAACCAACAGTGGTTATGGTTATGACAATGTTTTGCATATTGACTTAAAACCAGACGGAAATCTTTGTGTAACAGCACTTAATAGGAAAGGAAAGCAGTTTTTAGTTTGTAATCAAGAAATGTTTCAGATGTCAAAGCGAGTAACACGCTCTAGTAGCTTTAGATTTAATGATGTGGTGGTTACGCCAAACGAAAGTGTTTGGATAGCAGGAAATGAAGGTGTAATCAAATTTTCTAAGGAAGCAGAGCCTATTTTTTATGACCAAGATTCTGGATTGGTGGTAAGTGCAGTTACAGCATTAGCGTATGATATAAATGGCGATATTTGGCTAGGAACTTCAAAAGAAGGACTTTTCAAAATGCAGTTTAAAAAAATAGAAGTGCCAAAAGAAGCAGAAATAATAGCAGAGACAGAACCTGTTTTGGCAGAAGTAGATTTACAAGATGAAAAGCCAGAGATAACTCTTGATACTAAAATTGAAACCAAACCTATTGAAATAGGCAAAATAGAAGTTCCTAAAATTATTTTCAATAAAAAAGAAGTTAAGAAGGGAGAAGCTATTAGCTTAGAAAATATTGAGTTTAATATCAAAAGTTATTCGCTCAATAATGCAGAAGGCGTACAAACACTTGTCAATTTTATGAAAGAAAACCCAAAGGTGCGAATTGAGATTTCTGGACATACCGACAAAGACCCACACCCTTCGCATCCGAGTTATGCACGTATCGCTAAACAACAAATGGATTTGTCTCGTCAGCGTGTAGAAACTGTGTATAAGTATTTGGTAGATAGAGGAATTGACCCTTCAAGAATTGAAAAAAAGGCTTATGGAGGTACAAAACCTTTAGTAAAGTTTAATTCTGCTCAGAATAGACGTGTTGAGATGAAAATTTTGGATATTGAGTAA
- a CDS encoding porin family protein, with the protein MKTIAKFFFALLLVTIISIPSFAQSTVSLGVKGGANIATFRGEDVKDYDNRTAFNFGLLLNYSVAEKVGLSLEADYASMGAKYDGSILGIETGEYTTKLDYLRTSLLFNYYMGTSEMDVRPELFVGPYVGFLMGADNKYEDNDYNDVKDAYNATDFGAVFGAGLHLRVGEKMWLVPDVRYNLGLVDIFDNDNFEGRNGVLSVNLGLTFPLN; encoded by the coding sequence ATGAAAACAATAGCAAAATTTTTCTTCGCCCTTCTTCTAGTTACAATTATTAGTATTCCTTCTTTCGCTCAATCTACTGTCTCTTTGGGAGTAAAAGGAGGAGCAAATATTGCAACCTTTAGAGGAGAAGATGTAAAAGATTACGATAATCGTACTGCCTTCAACTTTGGTCTCTTATTAAACTATAGTGTGGCAGAAAAAGTAGGTCTTTCATTAGAAGCTGATTATGCTTCAATGGGGGCAAAATACGACGGCAGTATTTTGGGTATAGAAACAGGAGAATACACTACAAAATTAGACTATTTACGTACGTCATTATTATTCAACTATTATATGGGTACAAGTGAAATGGATGTTCGTCCTGAACTTTTTGTAGGTCCTTATGTAGGTTTCTTGATGGGTGCTGATAATAAATATGAAGATAACGACTATAATGATGTAAAAGACGCTTACAACGCTACTGACTTTGGTGCAGTGTTTGGTGCAGGACTACATTTGAGAGTAGGAGAAAAAATGTGGTTAGTACCTGATGTACGTTACAACTTAGGTCTTGTAGATATTTTTGATAACGATAATTTTGAAGGAAGAAATGGTGTCTTGTCTGTAAATTTAGGACTTACATTTCCTCTGAACTAG